TCGCGACgcgcacgattttgcttccgcgagaggcacggccgtgcctctcgtaaacgaaaaaacacattttctgtttttttttctctttcatgataggcacgattttgcttttgcgagaggcacggctgtgcctctcgaaaacgaaaaaacgcGTTTCCTGATttttcttccgcaagaggcacgaaaaaacacgtttttttgtttgttttcctttcgcgagagacaTGGTTGTGCTTTCAcgggaggcacggccgtgccttcaGGAAAACGAAAAAATGCatcttctgttttttttcttttcacgagaggcacgattgtgctttcgtgggaggcacgaccgtgcctttttcggaaagggaaaaaactgtGCTTTCGGTTCGGTTTTTTTATTGGTTTTTTCGTGAAGAAAAGTacgtcaaaatctatcaacatgagatctaattTTTAAGATCTCGACatgaggaatccaacggtgaatacggttcaagatttggatgcacggtttgagagataaaatatTTAGAATAAACGGATCTATGAAAAAAGGGAAAATTCACTGATTACGACAAGTAGGGCCCACGCAGTGCGCCACTTGTCACAATCTAAAAAGGTGAGAATGATTTATGCAAGGAGTACATCTCAATTAGTGATTCGGGGGCTCGGCTTTATCTTGTGTCAGGCGATACAAGGTTAGGTCTCGCTGATTTACCACTCTAATGGGCGCCCCAGTGCGCGGGAGGCCATccctgattttcttacttttgtttACACTTTCAAATATTCTAAACAAATTATTACAAAAACATATTTTACATAATGTTGAAAATTTTCAATCGTATATttcgaaaatgttaaatgtgtacagaaaaaatattgaccatgtatacaaaaaatgtctaCAAAATTATTCAATGTGTGTGAAAAAGGTTGATCATGTATTTCAAAAATCGAATCAAGTATTCGAAAAATAGTGTTAAACAAGTATTCAAaacatgttaatcaagcatttgaaataaGTTAAATGTGTATAACAAATGTTGACCATGTACGCAGAAAATATTAACCATGTATACAAAagaacatgttttctgtttttcttttcttccgcaagaggcacgggttgtgctttcgcgagaggaacGTCCGTGCCTCTCAGAAAAAAATAATGTGTTTTCCGTTTTTtcttttcgcgagaggcatggttgtgctttcgtgggaggcacggccgtgcctctttcggaaaggaaaaaaactatGCTCTTGGTtcggtttttttcatgaaaaaaagttcgtcagaACTTATCAACATGGGATTTAGTTTTTAAGATCTCGAcacgaggaatccaacggtgaaaagttCAAGATTTGGATGCACAGTTGAAGAGATAAAACTTTTTGAAAAAACGGATTAAAAAAAGGAAAAATCCAAGGTTACGACAAGTGGCACACATGCAACGCGCCACTTGTCACAAACCTAAGGAGGTGAAAGTGATCTTTACAAAGAGTACACCTCAATTAGCGATTTCGGGGGCTCGGCTTTATCTTGCGTCGGGCGATACAAAGCTAGGTCTTGTTGATTTACCATGCTAATGGGCGCCCCAGTGTGCGGGAGGCCATTGCTGATTTTCTAATTTTTGTTTACACTTTCGAATATTCTAAACAAAATATTACAAAAACATACGTTACATAATGTTTGATAATTTTCGATCATATATTTCGAATTTCTTAAATGTGTAcagaaaaaatattgaccatgtatacaaaaaatgtagacaAAATTATTCAATGTGTgtgaaaaaagttgatcatgtatttcaaaattttgaatcaaGTATTTGAAAAGTAGTGTTAAACAAgtattataaaaatgttaatcaagcatttgaaataaGTTAAATGTGTATAATAAATGTTGACCATGTACGCAGAAAATGTTAATCTTTTATTCTATTCATAAAAATGTTAACCATTTATTTTAAAAAATTTAagtaaacatttgaaaatttctaaatgtgtatatgaaaaatgttgaccTTACATGGAAAAATATTAATCTTGTAATGTATTCCAGAAATACTAAGTAAGTATTCGAATTTTTttaatcaagcatttcaaaaatGCTAAATGTGCATGGAAAGTATGGTGATCATGTATGCAATTTTTTTAATGTTGTACTATAttgaaaaaatgttaaacttgtatctgaaaaatgttaataaatttttgaaaaatgttaaatgactAAATTTAAAATGTTTACCATCTATAGAAAAATgtgaatcatgtatttgaaaaatgtaaatGAAACATTTTAAATTTTTTAATGTGTATTGAAAAATATttaccatgtattaaaaatattttaAACATGTCTTAGATATATACCAAAATATGAATATAAAAACAACGAGAACTGAGAGAAATAACTTGATGAAAAATGCTAAAGGAACAAACAAAACCAaaggaaaaaagtaaaaaaagcCAACGAAAAGTTGTTAAAAAACAGAAAATCGAtgtaaaaacagaaataaataatggcaattgaagaaaaaaaagagaaacccaATAAAAAGAGACAAAGAAACAACAAAAACCTgtgaaaaaataaagaagaaaaaaaTCCAAAAGAACTAGTGGAGAAAACTGGCTCTTTTCCACCtacactagtaagcatgcacgtgcaacgcacgtctcaaacAAAACAAGTTAACATGGTATCAGATACAAAATGTTATCATGTCACTCAAATTATATTTTCAAAAAGTGTGACATATTTCTGATCCAACACATGTATCCTAGTCTATAGTAAAAACATCTATTCTGGATCTAATTTTTATTATTATAATGTGAGATGAATCGGGCACGACCGATAAAAATAAGACAACTTTTTTTTTTAGTTCGGACAAGGCCGTGATCAATCACAATCTCTTCCGTCACTGCCTAGTACAGTACTCTACATAGTAGTATTACGAAAAAAAAGTCAGATTTTTTAAAAAAACCGTCAGTCATCATCTCCACTGCCGCCTCAGATTCTTCTCTGGATAGTTCCCCACCACTCCCTCACAATCTCCTCCGTTCCCCATTCTCTCCACCATAGCCAACGCTCCCTGGtcaggccgccccctccccttcgtCACCATCGCCGGCGCTCCCTGGTCAGGCTGCCCTCCCCTTCGTCACCAGCGCGGCCGCTCTCTCACACCCCATAGGTCAAAGGTTGAATTTTTATCCGCCGCTGATGGTGCTGCTGGGCGAGGAGGCGCTGGATGCGCGTGCGCCGGCGCTGGATCTGCTCCGTCTGGCTCCGGCGACCTTACCCCGTGGCTCCGGGACAGGAAGGCTACCCCGACGACATACAGGTCCGCCCCCTTCTCCTTtcctcttggatttcttcttcttcccttcccTGAGATGAGATGTACGTTCCTGCCTCACGCACACAGCAACTGGACTCTATGCACAGCGAGGAGGATGAAGACACCCAGCCATGGATTTTTAGCAGCACTCACTCAAGGAAAAAGTGCGCCACCTCCCGCCTCCCCTCTCTATTTGATTCAATTCTACAGGAGTGTATGCGTGTTCCTCACACCTTGTTGCTCTGTTGGTGTTCGTGCTGGGCTGCAGGAGACCTCAACACGCCAATGGATGCAGCCAGCCTCCAACTCACCACGCACCTGCACCAACTTGATGTAGGGAGAGGAGGAGTGAGGCTTCTCTCACGGGATGACGCCCAGCCATGGGGCAGCAACAATCCAAGGTCAAGCCTCCCTCTACCTCTCTCTCGTTTTGATTTCATAGGTCTGGTTCCCTGATTTTTCTGCTGCTCTAGATTCACTTGCATGCTTGACTGAATCTAGTTGCTCTCAGGCCCTAGTGTTCAATGAGATAGGCATTGCACTGTTTACTAATTTAATTTGCTTGCCTGCAGCCACATGTTCCAGAGATAGAATTGAGATATTCAGACTAAGTTTAATGATTTGCTGGTTATAATTACTGAATTTCGCTTGGTGCTATCACTGTCGACCTCTAGTGCTGAATCAGTTGTACACTGTACTGTTTACCAATTTAATTTGCTTGCTTGCCACCACATGGTCCAGAGATAGAAATTCAGATATATTGAGACTAAAGTTTAATGATGTGCTGGTCATAATTGGTTCAGTGACTAAATCTGTCCCCAAACTATCAAAATTGTATGTCAAAGCTAAAAAACTATCAAAGCTTTGCTTTCAAGATGAGCCTAAATTCAGTAAGATGTGTGCGCAGCTTGCTTTCAAGAATGTTAAACTACTCCATGCTTATTTAAACTAATTCCTCCTACAGATTGCTGTCAAAATAAGCCTAAATTCAGAGTCTTCGGAAGTCAATTACTTTGAGCCTTTGAGTTAGGAGGTATACCAGTCTCTTTGTAGTTTGCTCTTAATAAACTCTTCCCTTGGCCATGATGAGATGTTTAAGTCTTTCCACTTATCAGTTTTTAGTTCCACTTGAAGCGATGCATATTCGAATACATTTTCTAGTCCTTTAAGCTGTTGAATGAATAAATGAAAAAGTATTAGCATCACAACCGAACAATAACAGAAATCGTGTTATCAAAAGATGGTGTGGTGGGACGAATGACTAACCATAGCGGTGAGGTCTTTGCGGCTCATTCCTGGGCTAGCGAGTCGAGCACCTGGATGCATCGCTGCCCGGCATTTATAACTGCTAGGTACCAATGGAAGTGTTCAATGTTAACTGGAATGTATATCTGAAAATAGGGTTTTTGTTAGTTTAGGTCCCATCTATACAAACATTTATATGGAACTGAGACTCACCATATCATGTTCCAAATAAGTTATAGCCAATTCAATTGGGGCATAGATAATGAAATTTGATCATcatttacagaaatgtagggaaaggctgcgtactatagacccaaagtggtcggacccttccctggaccctgcgcaagcgggagctacatgcaccacttTTTTTTTGTAGGCTTCACGCCTTCTCTTATTAATCTCATCTTTATTTTTTGCATACCGCTCTCTATCCCTCTGCCTTTTTAGTTCCTTTGGGTCTGCAAATCATGAAACAGTTCAGCAGTTGTAATACTGTATCGAACTTGAGTGATTGGGTTATGATCAATACATGATGTTTGGTTGTTGCTTATATCCTGGAAGGGGGTGCGCGTCCTGACTGGGTTATGATCAATACCTGATGTTTGGTTGTTGCTTATATCCTGGAAGGGGGTGCGCGTCCTGCTTGGAGTGGGGGTCCTGTTGGGAATGGTAGGGCCCATACGAATACGAACTCCTGTAAAAACATGTGAGATCATTATATTTAATGGAGCGCAAGACCATCATTTAGAATATGGAACCAACAACCTCGAAATGTAATGCTGTACTTTATAATAGATTCAATCGCAATTGTCGCTGTCAAGAGGCCTCATGCATAGGGTGTATTTTCTTATGGTCATATGATTTTGAGGGGACATCTTTGTAATAGATTCAATCGCGATTGTCGCTTTCGATCAAGAGGCCTCATGCATAGAGTGTATTTTCTTATGGTCATATGATTTTGACAGAACATTGTGGCAAACTACAAAGATTTGTTTCAGTCATAGGTTAGGTCAGTGGTCTCAAATTTTCAGTACCATGGGGATCTGCTGAGGATCCGTGGTATGATTTCACTTGCTCATGCACTTTATGATTGGTTTTCATAACATATGCTCACGACATATGGTTCATCTCTTGCATCGATTACATGGACAATCATAGATCCTAGTATGTGGATTAACCATGGTTTCACTATTTATGTAGAACTATGCAGAACAGAAACAGGAGCAATGAACGGATGTCATTGTTAACATCTTCACATGCGTGCAAAGGTGCATGCCGAGGAGTTTGCCGCCGCCGATGCGCAGTCCGGAGACAGTCGCGTCAGTGTGGGCGACGGCGTCTGAAAGATGCGTGCAAAGGTGCATGCCGAGGAGTTTGCCGCCGCCGATGCGCAGTCCGGAGACAGTCGCGTCAGTGTGGGCGACGTCGTCTGAAAGATTGAAGAGAAAGCATGCACCTGTGTTGGCGAGGAGGCCGTCGTCGTGGATGTCGCGGGCGTCGTCTGGCGTCGTTGGTGCGGGCGTCCTCGGCGCGGGCGTTTCGGTGGAGGGCAACTCTGAAGAGCGGCAAGAGGATTGGTCGCCGCTAATTTTGGAGCGGATGTGGCTGTTTCGgtgtgtttttttcttttctttttgttggcGTTGGCTCAAGGACGGCAGAGTTTCGTCCGCCCACCTAAATTGCTTATCGTACAACGTCAGGGGTACTTTTCTGTATTGACGGTTAGATCCCATTGAGTAGGCTTATCTTGACCCTCCAATTGATGTGTTTTCTTTTGTGTACAGTAAGCGGGGTGCGTTTAGGGGAGttaacgtttgcttattttatagtAGTAGATAATAGTTTGCTAGCAGCTCTGCGCAAACTCCAGGATACCTGTGAATCGATCTCTGGTGCTCCCTTTTCCCTATTTCCCTCTCTTTTACGTGTTCGCTAATGGGCTGACCTGTTAATGTGAACGCTTCAGCGAGAGCTTGTTCCATCTCGCGTGAAGGAAGATATACCTTTCGCGGCCCACAATGAGGATTCCTTTAGGAGGCATACTTTGACTGGGCCATGGTTGGGTTAAACTGTTGCGAGCCATCTTAAATCATGCACCCATACAAGGcgtgcgaatcaacctgtggttgagttggttaggtggacaatgGTATCCCTAACCCATCAGGTTCAAatcttggtgctcgcattatttctggatttatttcaggatttctggcgatgcgctttcagtgggaggagggtgtgcgtgtgtgcgtttatacgggtgagtgtatgcgcgtgtatatgagcgcttgtgtctgtactaatGCTCAAAAAAAAACCCATACAAGGCGTCTACCCGGTTCAAAGAAAATCCATATTTTCTTGGAGGAACTATTTGCAAGACTTTTGCTATACAATAGTTTTCGTTGTAGGATTAAAACATATAATTTTTTCTAAGGTCTATTTTCCAGGTAATTTCAAGTAAAAAAATTATATTGATCCCTACCTGATGATTTGTTTGCATGACAGCTATGAGATGCATTTAATTATTCATGAAAGTTAATGTGTTTTTCTATGGGGAAGCTAAACTACTTCCGATACATATTCATGTGTTTTCAGTTCTTGTAGGACTCCACATGCCACATAATCCAATCCTATAATATTCTCATTAATCTATTTTTAGAATCACGTAAACTAAAGAGTACCATAAACCACGTCTCTCAATAAATGAAGAGGACATATGAAATTCCATGAATATGTGTCCGCTAGAATTGAAAGACCCCCGATCTTTCACATATAATTGTGGAAAATTATGTTTCGCAGGGATTTGCTCATAGAGCTTGTGTGGTCTATAGGGGTTGAAACCATTGAAGTTCTTTTCTTCAAATATCCTCCTTTGCATATGATTCGAAACAAATATTTTCTTTCTTTCTGTTGGACCTCATAATTGTTTCTGTAACAACCGTGACATCCACCTAGTCTTTAGCAAAGTTTATACATTTTCTTAGGTTCGGTTGAACAATTTTATATCTACAATTCACATTTTTTTATTATATGTGCCAATATGCCATGATATCTAAATTTAAGCAACATATGGATTTGCATGATTCTATATAAGTAGAAATAGGAAATAGAAATAGATTGTGATAAAAACAGAGAACTAGAAAACACATGAATTTTATAAACTTGGGTGTTTAAGTCACGGGAATATGAAAACCACGATGTTCTTAATGAAAACTCTTATTAGAATTTTATTACGCCACCAATGAGATTTTTTCGTTCTTCTTGCATTGGAATTCAAGGCTAATGTAAAATTCTGTATATTGCTTCTGGAAGTGGGACAAAAGAAAAAACTTCGACATTGTTCATTTGCTCCAATTTTTGAACTAAATGGTGAATATTTAGTGTTCTAGCTCCAACTTCTTGCGGCAATTTTTTATGAATTAAAATGACCCTTAGTATTTCTTGTTCCATGTTCTTAAGAACCTCAAAGCAaagaaagaaagttagggttcCTTGATTCGTAGGAATTTCACAAGATTTATAGAGTTTGGGTCTTTTGGATTTTGTATATTGGTTCATCTGAATTATAGGATTTACATCCTTACGATTTTAGGCATGTATTCATTTCACACTCAGTTTGGAGGAAAATTCCCATTCACTCATATATTTGCTACAATAACGTTGTTTAGCTTTTAGCGTAAAAAACTGTGTTTAGCTTTACCATATTGTGTAAGAAACTTTAAATGCATATCACATTTTTTTGTATAATCCCATATTATTATGCTTCAAGAGGACTTGGTTCAATGATGTGTTATTTTGATTCATATATCTTAAGAATATCGTGAACTAAAAGTGCCCCTTAAACCATGatgaggaagaaaagaagaaatccCCCCCAAACTCCACGTGTGCAGTGGGATGGGAAACCCTTCTGAGTCGCCAAACATACGAGATAATCGACAAGTTGTGACCTACTTGGAACACGCCACAACGGCACCACCGACAAGCGGCTCCTACTACATACTTGTGCTTTGTAACGCTGGTTGGACATGGTCTGTCTAAATAGCGCGTGAATCATCACATACATAACGCGTCGCATGCGCTTATGCACAATACACGAGAGGTGATCAGGTGGACACATGATGCAGTGCCACCAGAAGGAGAGTTGCAACTGGACGTACGATTCGAAGGATAGCGGCTGATTGATATGGCCGTCTATGGTAAATTGTGTTATACTATCGATGAACTCACCTTTTTGATGGACCTACAACCCGTGAATGGATTAATTACATACTCCCTCCATCTTTGAAAGAGTGTACTTTTAACTTTGTTGAAGGGTCAAACTATCTTAAAATTTGACCgagtttatgcaaaaatatatcaatgcttgtgaaaccaaataggtatatgatgaaaatatattttatcatgaatctagtGCCACTAATTTGATGACACAAATGTTGGTCTATTATTGTATAAATATGGTGAAACAtaattttttttgactttttaATAAAGTTGAAAGTACACTGTTTCAGTGACGGAGGGAGTAACCTAAAAGAGCGTACTATCAACTTTATTGGAAAGTCAAACAAAGAGTCTACAAAGGTGGACGATATGGTTGTTTGTATTATCATGACGTAGAGGGCGGGATCAAcccttttaaaaaaatgttgatgAGACGGTGACAAATAACATTtcttcttcggtacaaccccctaaACACATTGACGGACCAAATCTGCTTATAACCCTTCATTAGAAAAGGTAGGATGGTCATTTTATAAAATATGCCGCCCCGAcccaaactgggccggcccagcagcgaaCGATCTCTATAGTGGTCATGTAGAGAAAAAAGTGGAAACTCCTAACATAAATTGCATGTGGTGGGAACCGAACACAAGACATCTCACAATCACACAAACGAGCAGAACCGCTACAATGAGCCAGCTACCTTGACTGATTAACAGTGCAGAGTTTTAAGAACAATGACCAGCGACATATTAGTACATTTTTCGGAAATTTGAACGTGACTTCTCTGAAATGTGGAACAAATTTGAACCGCTTCAAAATTGTAAACAAAATTTTGAAAACGCAAACAAAATTTCCGAAATGTGGAACACATTTTTAAAATGGAAACAAATTTGAAAAATGGAACTTTTTTAAAATTCTATattttttgaaaacatttttttgaaattctgaacttTTTGAAAACACAATCATTTTTTTGATATTTTAGATTTTATGAAAAATACCAATAAAGAAATACGTTGATTTTTTTGAACTTTGTGATTTtgaaaaagaacaaagaaaatagaaaaatgattCATGAACCTTCTTAAACGCTCCCACACCGGTAAAAACAGGCCTGGAACTatttagaaggttcccaaaacccacATCTATGTAGAGGCAACGAACAGATTAAAATGTGCTGGCCCATGTTCACTCGTATCGACTGGGTCTGTGCGAAACAGCGACTGTTGCATGTAATTAGCACGTAATAAGCGTCAAATAGAACTGCCCCCAATAGGCGCCTGATTGGATTGCTTCTCTCGCCTGGTAGGTCCAACACctttgttttttctcttttttcgttaataaactttattattatttttgaaactTGTTCAGAAATTTGGAAAATTGTTTAGAATACCCTAAACTGTTTTCTAAAATATATTTTAGAAATTTAAATAACATTCtggaattttaaaaagttcatgttTTTGAATATTTTCTTCACAAATTTAAGAAATGTTTGTGTCTAAAAAAGTTGAAAATTTTTGAAACTAGTACGTTGTTTCCAATTtgtattcaaaaaatttatcaatTGTTGGGAATTTGTTACTAATTTTGCAAACTCTATTCAAACTTCTAAAATTTTCATACACAATTTGAAATTTCAAAATTGTTGTCAAATTTCAAGAAATGATTAGTGCATAAAAAATCATGTTGATTGATAATGAGAGAAATTACAAATAACAGAAGCATTCAAATTAGGAAAAAACTACATGCTCGCTGACACACTCATCTAGCCTAGTCTAGCAAACTCCTGTCAACTAGTGGTTTTTTGAACTATGGAATGACCCAAACTTCTTTCAGCAGCCTAACACAGACATATGAGGCATCATGCCAGGTTTGAACGACTTCCGACACTGTCTGCATGTTATGACACATCCGACCATCTATCGGTCCTTTTTCATagagaaaactccagaaaatgtaAAATATGTCAAAAATTCAAATAACTTGGTATGCTGCCTTTAATTGGCCATATAATCTCATGGAATAAATTTGGGTCATGTGACGGATGCGGAAGAAATGTGGTCTCAAACGGACCCTTCGCCTACCCAAacactttggaaaaagttcacaaattcgaAAAAGCGTTCACGCATTTGGAAAAATATTCATGAAATTTGGAaaagttaaataaaatttaaaaaagttcgtgattttttttgcaaatttgaAAGAAGTTCACGAGCTAAAAGTTCATACATGTGAAAAATGTCCAAGGCTAATaaattcaagaatttgaaaaaaattcgcCAGCTGAAACTAGTTCAAGAATTTGGGAAAAAGTTCATGATATTTGGTAAGAGttcacaaaatttgaaaaaagttcaagaaTTGGAGAAAAATTGCAAATTTGGAAAAAGGTCACGAGCTAAAAGTTCAtgcatttggaaaaaagttcatgggttgaaaaagttcacggatttggaAAAGAACTTCATGAGAATTGAGAAAAGTTCACGACATTTGGAAAAGTTCACCTAATTTGAAAAAagttgaggaatttcaaaaattatAATATTCACGATCTAAAAGTTCATGCTTTCAAAAAAAGGTCATggctaaaaaaaatcatgaattggaAATATGTTCATGAGTTTGGAATAGAGTTCACGAATTTGGAAAAGTGCATGAAAATTGCAAACGTTTAGAAAATGTGCTAATTAAGAAAAgacccaaaaagaaagaaaaataaacaaaaaacctggccaaacagaaaacaaaaaggcTGTGAATGCGTTTTCTTATCGGCTGACAACACAAAAGGGAAAAATGGAAGGCAGTGGGCAACAGCTAGTAAGCTGGACGAGTTGGTTAGTTCCAGTTGAACTAAACCAACACGGAGGGAGTTTGAGTGCCGTGTTTTGAAATTTGAATGAACAAAAAGGAGTAAGTGGGCCGAGCCCATAAGAGTGAGGCTGTGTGCGCCAGGCGAAAATGGGCTAGCCCAGTCGGTCGGCCAGTGCGATGCAACTCCCAAACATACGGCGTATACATACATACAAAAGTGGGCATGATATGTGAAAGGTCTTATTGCCCTTTATACATTTAATGAGGAGTGGAGGAACCGGAGGAAATGAGCGAGCCGTTGGTGCCTGGGTCTGGCGAACGGGCGAGCGAGGAGTGCGCGACGGCGTGTCCGACGCCTGCGGCCGGCTGGCAGCTGGTTCGTAGGGGCACGGGGAGCTCGCCGGGGCGCGGCCCGTCGTCCCCGGCCCCGGGGACGCCGGCGGGCGTGGCGGTGTGGCCGGGGGGCAGCCGCTTTTGGGCTCTAGCGGGGTCGGAGTCGGAGGCAGAGTCGGAGTGCGATGCGGAAGAAGGCGAAGCGGAGGACcgaagggcggcgccggcggggcCAACGATTGGTGACTTTGTGGCGTTTGCTGCGATGGAGCGGTCcgggacggcgcggcggcggcgtaggTTTGCGCCGGGGGGCAGGGGCCACCGGGCGTTGGCTGCGCGCGTGTGGAAGCCGGCGACGCCGAACAGTGGGAACGCTGCGGCGGTGGCGGCCGGGGCCATTCGTTCCAAGATGACGGGGTTGCTGGCTGGAGCAGGGGagtcgccgccggcggcggcgggcgacctgGAGAGGCCGTGTCTGGCCCGTCCCCCACCCCCAGccgtgcggtggcggcggtggcggcgacagcGGTGGAGGGGCTCAGGGCAGGAGCGCCTCTGGTTCGGGGGCCTAGGGTTGCGGGTGCTGGGCTGCGGGCCGGAGTGGGCCTAGGTGGTGCGGGGCCCGCTACGGCAAGTGCAGGGTCACCCACTTTGGAAGTGGCCTTGGTGGGTGGCTTGACGCGGCCCGAAAAGGGGCGAGAGAGGCCCAGCACATCTGGCCCGCCCACTAGA
The Triticum dicoccoides isolate Atlit2015 ecotype Zavitan chromosome 3A, WEW_v2.0, whole genome shotgun sequence genome window above contains:
- the LOC119270966 gene encoding uncharacterized protein LOC119270966 isoform X2; this encodes MVLLGEEALDARAPALDLLRLAPATLPRGSGTGRLPRRHTARRMKTPSHGFLAALTQGKRDLNTPMDAASLQLTTHLHQLDVGRGGVRLLSRDDAQPWGSNNPRLLSK
- the LOC119270966 gene encoding uncharacterized protein LOC119270966 isoform X1; this encodes MVLLGEEALDARAPALDLLRLAPATLPRGSGTGRLPRRHTARRMKTPSHGFLAALTQGKRDLNTPMDAASLQLTTHLHQLDVGRGGVRLLSRDDAQPWGSNNPRSSLPLPLSRFDFIGLVP